In the genome of Pelodiscus sinensis isolate JC-2024 chromosome 3, ASM4963464v1, whole genome shotgun sequence, one region contains:
- the LOC142827571 gene encoding uncharacterized protein LOC142827571, whose product MSQPSEGSQPSTAPHDQPGGSREPARGRKRRAPAWSSAEIVDLIEVWGEASNVHDLRTSHRNAAVYGRMAASLAARGHQRSREQVRCKIKDLRQSYSRACLPGADPEACPHFHALDRILGPHAVPAPRDVIDPGAEGPLLETEEEEEGSESQEPAASLPRTRDPRGTPQSRSPASSEAGEASTSAAPGPAGRTTPPAAAARARASRTARNQEDYQRRHLRFLDRQLRLQDHWVQEDLRLRQRSLEALEEQGRALRGHLQSLLDRFPFPPPPPCSPSCSPSCSPSCSSSCSPCSSCFRSCFLHTPCPLCPPLHNHSPPTPPDPQCGETGEAAGLPPLSFPFPSSLPSPPLPAPSSPVSPSLLPPSFLPPPPQFCEINRRFCWKNRCLYLTVGREGKGEGGVGWKKAPVGHAGRGQSSSSSTWKLSRRASRIRMAPRWASRTAAVRG is encoded by the exons atgagccagccatccgagggctcccagccctccactgctccccacgaccagcctggcggctcccgggagcctgcccgggggcgcaaaaggcgggcgcccgcctggtcaagtgcggagatcgtggacctcatcgaggtttggggggaagcctccaatgtccacgatctccgcactagccaccggaacgcggccgtctatggacgcatggctgccagtctggccgccaggggccaccagcgcagccgggagcaggtgcgctgcaaaattaaggacttgcggcagtcctactcccgggcctgcctgccaggggctgacccggaggcctgcccccacttccatgccctggaccgcatcctggggcctcatgccgtccctgccccccgggacgtgattgaccccggggcagagggaccgctcctggagacggaggaggaggaggagggctctgagagccaggagcctgccgccagccttcccaggacccgggacccccgaggcaccccacagagccgctcgcctgcatcatcagaggccggggaggcgtccacct ctgcagcaccggggcctgcagggcgcaccacaccgcctgcagcagccgcccgcgcccgggcaagcaggacagccaggaaccaggaggactaccagaggcggcatctccggttcctggaccgacagctccgtctccaggaccactgggtccaggaggacctcaggctgcgccagaggagtctggaggccctggaggagcagggccgtgccctgcgaggccacctccagagcctgctggaccgcttcccatttcctcctccccccccctgctccccctcttgctccccctcttgctccccctcttgctcctcctcttgctccccctgctcctcctgcttccgctcctgcttcctccacaccccctgtcctctctgcccccccctccacaaccattccccaccgacgcccccggacccgcagtgtggcgagacgggagaggcagccggactcccacccctgagctttcctttcccttcctcccttccctcccctccccttccagctccctcgtccccggtttccccctcccttctcccaccttcattcctccctcccccaccccagttctgtgaaataaacagacgtttttgttggaaaaacaggtgtctttatttgacagtaggtagggaggggaaaggggaagggggggtagggtggaagaaggccccggtggggcatgcagggagaggtcagtcctcctcctcctccacctggaagctctcccgcagggcttcccggatccggatggccccccgctgggcttcccggacggcggcggtgcggggctga